In Sandaracinaceae bacterium, the following proteins share a genomic window:
- a CDS encoding DUF2330 domain-containing protein: MRTLTLATLGAATAAAALLSATPTAHACGGFFCNRQAIDQSGENIAFIYNDDGTVTTVVQILYQGPSEEFAWILPIPAEPTVDVGTDALFQALARQTTPRFVTRTEIHGTCRNEPGCYDHWARDDADGPMAGGGFADAGVAPPAGEVDVRFRGSVGPFDVAVLRAGDADVLRTWLTDNGYEIPESAGAELDHYVALDHYFVALKLLKDRETGEIQPIVLTSENNEPCIPIRLTRIATVPDMPITAYFIADQRVRPLNFMMVQPDLDDFGLWTGETRYFDAVTRAVDDAGGHAFVTDYAGDVPTISIGMDPIEDLRSVTEPGPFLRELQSRGFNGDSQLLGILLRNLPPPDGYDAQMFYNCLTQGWCETDADVVAHLEAVGFDPNGLVDDLDRGIVAPRNQAQDWVDAGEHLTRLFTTMSADEMDEDPMFMRSAELAREHSNVHEAVQHVDCSEEYFRWTAPTRLVLPSGRERVLQEGVPYYGSDDEYCEDRYGGDFRPGMPTERLREVSDERGVTPGGGALCSASPVSTGFGAAALLGLGAAALFWRRRKSA; encoded by the coding sequence ATGAGAACCCTGACCCTCGCCACGCTGGGCGCCGCGACGGCCGCCGCCGCGCTGCTCTCGGCCACCCCGACCGCGCACGCGTGCGGCGGCTTCTTCTGTAACCGCCAGGCGATCGACCAGTCGGGCGAGAACATCGCCTTCATCTACAACGACGACGGCACGGTCACGACGGTCGTGCAGATCCTCTATCAGGGCCCGTCGGAGGAGTTCGCGTGGATCCTGCCGATCCCCGCCGAGCCCACGGTCGACGTCGGCACCGACGCGCTCTTCCAGGCGCTCGCGCGGCAGACCACCCCGCGCTTCGTGACGCGCACCGAGATCCACGGGACCTGTCGCAACGAGCCGGGCTGCTACGACCACTGGGCCCGTGACGACGCCGACGGCCCGATGGCGGGCGGCGGGTTCGCCGACGCGGGCGTCGCCCCGCCGGCCGGAGAGGTCGACGTCCGCTTCCGCGGCAGCGTGGGCCCCTTCGACGTCGCGGTCCTGCGCGCGGGCGACGCGGACGTCCTCCGCACCTGGCTGACCGACAACGGCTACGAGATCCCGGAGAGCGCGGGAGCGGAGCTGGATCACTACGTCGCGCTCGACCACTACTTCGTGGCCCTGAAGCTCCTCAAGGATCGCGAGACCGGCGAGATCCAGCCGATCGTGCTCACGAGCGAGAACAACGAGCCCTGCATCCCGATCCGGCTCACCCGGATCGCGACCGTGCCGGACATGCCCATCACGGCGTACTTCATCGCCGACCAGCGCGTCCGGCCGCTCAACTTCATGATGGTGCAGCCCGACCTCGACGACTTCGGCTTGTGGACGGGCGAGACGCGCTACTTCGACGCGGTGACGCGGGCGGTGGACGACGCGGGCGGCCACGCCTTCGTGACCGACTACGCGGGCGACGTGCCGACCATCTCGATCGGCATGGACCCGATCGAAGACCTCCGCAGCGTGACCGAGCCCGGGCCGTTCCTGCGGGAGCTGCAGAGCCGCGGCTTCAACGGCGACTCGCAGCTGCTCGGCATCCTCCTGCGCAACCTGCCGCCGCCGGACGGCTACGACGCGCAGATGTTCTACAACTGCCTCACCCAGGGCTGGTGCGAGACGGACGCGGACGTCGTGGCGCACCTCGAGGCCGTCGGCTTCGACCCGAACGGGCTCGTCGACGACCTCGACCGGGGCATCGTCGCGCCGCGCAACCAGGCGCAGGACTGGGTCGACGCGGGTGAGCACCTCACGCGGCTCTTCACCACGATGAGCGCGGACGAGATGGACGAGGACCCGATGTTCATGCGCAGCGCCGAGCTCGCGCGCGAGCACTCCAACGTGCACGAGGCGGTGCAGCACGTGGACTGCAGCGAGGAGTACTTCCGCTGGACCGCGCCCACCCGCCTGGTGCTCCCGAGCGGGCGCGAGCGCGTGTTGCAAGAGGGCGTGCCGTACTACGGCAGCGACGACGAGTACTGCGAGGACCGCTACGGCGGCGACTTCCGCCCGGGCATGCCCACCGAGCGCCTGCGTGAGGTCTCGGACGAGCGTGGGGTGACGCCGGGCGGCGGCGCGCTCTGCAGCGCCTCGCCCGTCAGCACCGGCTTCGGCGCGGCGGCCCTGCTCGGGCTCGGCGCCGCGGCCCTCTTCTGGCGTCGCCGCAAGTCGGCCTGA
- a CDS encoding putative metalloprotease CJM1_0395 family protein, translating into MIHSLSPRLFAPQRAQTAPEQAAPMPSTEVGSEAGQRAPVDGGRVNPQAAAEGPEGEALTSKEQREVERLKKRDAEVRAHEQAHAASGGAHAGAPSYGYETGPDGKRYAVSGEVSIDTSEIEGDTRGSLQKLEQVARAAMAPAQPSGQDRKVAAQARAKIARLRAEMVEEKASTAEAEESGDPAASRAAGAYQKASTPEVPTATLDITACGDCGQGHSR; encoded by the coding sequence GTGATCCACTCTCTGTCCCCTCGCCTCTTCGCCCCGCAGCGCGCCCAGACGGCGCCCGAACAAGCCGCCCCGATGCCGAGCACCGAGGTCGGCTCGGAGGCCGGGCAGCGCGCGCCGGTGGACGGCGGTCGGGTCAACCCGCAGGCCGCGGCCGAGGGACCCGAAGGAGAGGCGCTGACCTCGAAGGAGCAGCGCGAGGTGGAGCGGCTGAAGAAGCGCGACGCCGAGGTGCGCGCGCACGAGCAGGCGCACGCCGCGTCGGGCGGCGCCCACGCGGGCGCGCCGAGCTACGGCTACGAGACCGGCCCGGACGGCAAGCGCTACGCGGTGTCGGGCGAGGTGTCCATCGACACCAGCGAGATCGAGGGCGACACCCGAGGCTCGCTGCAGAAGCTCGAGCAGGTCGCGCGCGCGGCCATGGCGCCCGCGCAGCCTTCGGGGCAGGACCGCAAGGTCGCCGCGCAGGCGCGGGCCAAGATCGCCCGGCTGCGGGCCGAGATGGTCGAGGAGAAGGCCAGCACGGCAGAGGCCGAGGAGTCGGGCGACCCCGCCGCGAGCCGCGCGGCCGGCGCCTACCAGAAGGCGTCGACCCCCGAGGTCCCCACCGCGACCCTCGACATCACCGCCTGTGGCGACTGCGGTCAGGGTCACAGCCGCTGA
- a CDS encoding response regulator encodes MSERAGLSDDLRAFLEASKLGVVVHGAQDVVHVSEEASRLLGYPPSALRTVADVGAKLFGEEMGRSALCRAVEHAQTHGVAPAPVSIRVEGGDGQHRHLRVMPPIVLASGLIVQTFQDATELAELEAEHARLEASFQAVLESAADFVVYRLRVVSEDHHAEVDMVSPSLTSVLGVAADAPFERWFEHIHPEDAERVRDANADAARSSRRFSEIMRVWHPDRDEWRWVHAISSPVRDEAGAVTHFAGVIVDVTAQQRSEEERRRLEIELTRKHRLEALGTLAGGVAHEFNNLLMAMQGTVALGLEDAHESERAHGYFQELQELVQGAAVLTRELLGYARRGRYEVRPFEVAALLDDVTRALGRSHPGVSFEVRLGPEPRVVRGDRGQLERVFHNLLMNAADASGGGAIRVEARDREVGPGEEVAAGAYVELAVVDQGRGMDEATRQRVFEPFFTTKPMGGGRGLGLAAAHGIVRGHGGTIVAESALGEGTTMRVLLPRSREKPDRRRRPGAEEAPARSVLIVDDEKVVRTVVRRLLERSGYRVFEADGVDSGVSAYFTHQPDGVVLDLVMPKGGGRAAFERIRARDPEARVLLASGYSVDPEVEALIAQGALFLEKPFTPKALREKLSELFQIETTLKSG; translated from the coding sequence GTGAGCGAGAGAGCCGGTCTGAGCGACGATCTGCGCGCGTTCCTGGAGGCGTCCAAGCTGGGCGTCGTCGTGCACGGTGCGCAGGACGTCGTGCACGTCTCCGAGGAGGCGTCCAGGCTGCTCGGCTACCCTCCCTCCGCGCTCCGCACCGTCGCCGACGTCGGCGCCAAGCTCTTCGGCGAGGAGATGGGGCGCTCCGCGCTCTGCCGCGCGGTCGAGCACGCCCAGACGCACGGCGTGGCGCCCGCGCCCGTGTCGATCCGCGTCGAGGGCGGTGACGGGCAGCATCGTCACCTCCGGGTCATGCCGCCCATCGTGCTCGCGAGCGGACTCATCGTGCAGACGTTCCAGGACGCCACCGAGCTGGCCGAGCTCGAGGCCGAGCACGCGAGGCTGGAGGCGAGCTTCCAGGCGGTGCTCGAGAGCGCGGCGGACTTCGTGGTCTACCGACTGCGCGTCGTCTCCGAGGACCACCACGCCGAGGTCGACATGGTCAGCCCCTCGCTGACGAGCGTCCTCGGGGTGGCGGCCGACGCGCCCTTCGAGCGCTGGTTCGAGCACATTCATCCCGAGGACGCCGAGCGGGTGAGAGACGCGAACGCGGACGCCGCCCGCTCGTCGCGACGCTTCAGCGAGATCATGCGCGTGTGGCACCCGGACCGCGACGAGTGGCGGTGGGTCCACGCCATCTCGAGCCCGGTCCGGGACGAGGCCGGGGCGGTCACCCACTTCGCCGGCGTGATCGTCGACGTGACCGCGCAGCAGCGCTCCGAGGAGGAGCGTCGGCGCCTCGAGATCGAGCTGACGCGCAAGCACCGCCTCGAGGCCCTGGGGACCCTGGCGGGCGGGGTCGCGCACGAGTTCAACAACCTGCTGATGGCCATGCAGGGGACCGTCGCGCTGGGCCTCGAGGACGCGCACGAGAGCGAGCGGGCGCACGGCTACTTCCAGGAGCTGCAGGAGCTCGTGCAGGGCGCGGCCGTGCTGACCCGCGAGCTGCTCGGGTACGCGCGCCGCGGTCGCTACGAGGTGCGGCCGTTCGAGGTCGCCGCGCTCCTGGACGACGTCACGCGGGCGCTCGGACGGAGTCACCCGGGGGTCTCCTTCGAGGTCCGGCTGGGCCCCGAGCCTCGCGTGGTGCGCGGCGATCGCGGCCAGCTCGAGCGGGTGTTTCACAACCTGCTGATGAACGCGGCCGACGCGAGCGGCGGAGGCGCCATCCGCGTCGAGGCCCGAGACCGGGAGGTCGGCCCCGGCGAGGAGGTGGCGGCGGGCGCCTACGTCGAGCTCGCCGTCGTCGACCAGGGGCGCGGCATGGACGAGGCGACGCGGCAGCGCGTCTTCGAGCCCTTCTTCACGACCAAGCCCATGGGGGGCGGCAGGGGGTTGGGGCTCGCGGCGGCGCACGGGATCGTGCGCGGCCACGGCGGGACCATCGTCGCGGAGTCGGCGCTCGGCGAGGGCACGACCATGCGGGTGCTGCTCCCGCGCTCACGCGAGAAGCCCGATCGTCGTCGTCGCCCGGGCGCGGAGGAGGCGCCCGCGCGATCGGTCCTGATCGTCGACGACGAGAAGGTCGTCCGGACCGTCGTGCGGCGCCTGCTGGAGCGATCGGGCTACCGCGTCTTCGAGGCCGACGGCGTGGACAGCGGCGTGTCGGCCTACTTCACGCACCAGCCCGACGGCGTCGTGCTCGACCTCGTCATGCCGAAGGGCGGTGGCCGCGCCGCCTTCGAGCGAATCCGCGCGCGCGACCCCGAGGCCCGCGTCCTCCTCGCGAGCGGCTACAGCGTGGATCCCGAGGTGGAGGCCCTGATCGCGCAAGGCGCGCTCTTCCTCGAGAAGCCGTTCACGCCGAAGGCCCTGCGCGAGAAGTTGTCCGAGCTGTTCCAAATCGAGACCACGCTCAAGTCCGGCTGA
- a CDS encoding zinc metalloprotease HtpX gives MVGVLAGLGWLFGGATGVLWSVAFAVVLAALLPSPSPARWLRASGARPLHRFELFDLQRAVATLARDAGLERAPTIYLVPIPGPQAFAAESGDERAIGVSPSLLRLLTPREVVAVIAHELSHLRHRDLWVMRLAETVRRLTSSMSTVGWVLLLLSVPFLLVGEVTLPWLPILALAIAPRLVAMLSLALSRSRELDADVGAVALTGDPMGLARALVKIEASQRGPWWARLFTFEIPESLRTHPSTRERVVRLEEMAAAPRRRPVRGRNVVEPIWRRARES, from the coding sequence ATGGTCGGCGTGCTGGCCGGGCTCGGCTGGCTCTTCGGCGGCGCGACGGGCGTGCTCTGGAGCGTCGCGTTCGCGGTGGTCCTCGCCGCGCTGCTCCCCTCGCCCTCGCCCGCGCGCTGGCTGCGCGCGAGCGGCGCCCGACCCCTGCACCGGTTCGAGCTCTTCGATCTGCAGCGCGCGGTCGCGACGCTCGCGCGCGACGCGGGGCTCGAGCGCGCGCCGACAATCTACCTGGTGCCGATCCCCGGCCCGCAGGCGTTCGCGGCGGAGAGCGGCGACGAGCGCGCGATCGGCGTCTCCCCGTCGCTCCTGCGCCTGCTCACGCCCCGCGAGGTGGTCGCGGTGATCGCGCACGAGCTGAGCCACCTGCGGCACCGGGACCTGTGGGTGATGCGCCTCGCGGAGACGGTGCGCCGCCTCACCTCCTCGATGAGCACGGTGGGCTGGGTGCTGCTGCTGCTGAGCGTGCCGTTCCTCCTCGTGGGCGAGGTGACGCTCCCGTGGCTCCCGATCCTCGCGCTCGCGATCGCGCCGCGGCTCGTCGCCATGCTCTCGCTCGCCCTGTCCCGCTCGCGGGAGCTGGACGCCGACGTCGGCGCGGTCGCGCTGACGGGCGATCCCATGGGCCTCGCGCGCGCGCTCGTGAAGATCGAGGCGAGCCAGCGCGGCCCCTGGTGGGCGCGGCTCTTCACGTTCGAGATCCCCGAGTCGCTCCGCACGCACCCGAGCACACGGGAGCGCGTGGTGCGCCTGGAGGAGATGGCCGCGGCCCCGCGTCGCCGCCCGGTCCGCGGCCGGAACGTGGTCGAGCCGATCTGGCGTCGCGCGAGAGAGAGCTGA
- a CDS encoding PilZ domain-containing protein has product MSEERAGKRVAIETTVRFRTPMLADFVDSYSGNVSQEGLFIRHEEPLKKSTLLKLEIELEDETLSAVGRVVWVRRPTQASDDSPPGMGIKFVKLDAAAKDKIAALVETRGMEGPGTFARSEGASVDSAAPAGASVPAPGAARSAGAKQAASEAEVATAAASGAATASEAATASESATASESAAAPESEAATASESATASESATASGSATASESATASEAATASESATASESAAASEAASESEAASEGPSEEAAASEEAAASEEAPGSGSGAAAAATAAAEVAATAAAAAKSAAAAATAAAAKAAEAEQDDADSDEADSDSDDSGDADAGDADSDTDDSGDADSDTDDSGDADSGDADSDTDDSDDADSGDDAEAAAASPGGAPRKKKKKTKRKKTKRERKQQARARKRERKKKQKEPDDAPAPAAASGGSGASAPSPKKKKASAPETDSGRPSGRTSVRPAAPEPEPAKEKPTISAGFWPLLVVLGVVALIAVYVLFFRD; this is encoded by the coding sequence ATGAGCGAGGAACGCGCAGGCAAGCGAGTCGCGATCGAGACGACGGTCCGTTTTCGGACACCGATGCTCGCCGACTTCGTCGACAGCTACAGCGGCAACGTGTCGCAAGAGGGGCTGTTCATCCGTCACGAGGAACCGCTCAAGAAGAGCACGCTCCTGAAGCTCGAGATCGAGCTCGAGGACGAGACGCTCTCGGCGGTGGGGCGCGTGGTCTGGGTCCGACGGCCGACGCAAGCGTCCGACGACAGCCCGCCAGGCATGGGCATCAAGTTCGTGAAGCTCGACGCGGCGGCGAAGGACAAGATCGCGGCACTGGTCGAGACGCGAGGCATGGAGGGGCCAGGGACGTTCGCCAGGTCCGAAGGGGCCAGCGTCGACTCGGCCGCGCCCGCGGGTGCGTCGGTGCCGGCGCCCGGTGCGGCGAGGAGCGCAGGCGCGAAGCAGGCTGCGAGCGAGGCGGAGGTTGCTACCGCTGCCGCGTCCGGGGCCGCTACCGCGTCCGAGGCCGCTACCGCTTCCGAATCCGCTACCGCGTCCGAATCCGCGGCCGCGCCCGAGTCCGAGGCCGCTACCGCGTCCGAATCCGCTACCGCGTCCGAATCCGCTACCGCGTCCGGATCCGCCACCGCGTCCGAGTCCGCTACCGCGTCCGAGGCCGCTACCGCGTCCGAATCCGCTACCGCGTCCGAGTCCGCTGCCGCTTCCGAGGCCGCGTCCGAGTCCGAGGCCGCGTCCGAGGGTCCCTCCGAGGAGGCTGCCGCTTCGGAGGAGGCTGCCGCGTCCGAGGAGGCTCCCGGGTCTGGGTCCGGGGCCGCCGCCGCGGCGACCGCTGCGGCGGAGGTGGCTGCCACGGCCGCGGCCGCAGCCAAGAGCGCCGCCGCTGCCGCGACCGCCGCGGCGGCGAAGGCAGCCGAGGCCGAGCAGGATGACGCCGACTCGGACGAGGCTGACTCGGACTCCGACGATTCGGGCGACGCCGACGCGGGCGACGCCGACTCGGACACGGACGATTCAGGCGACGCCGACTCGGACACGGACGATTCAGGCGACGCCGACTCGGGCGACGCCGACTCGGACACGGACGATTCAGACGACGCCGACTCGGGCGACGACGCCGAGGCAGCCGCGGCGTCTCCAGGTGGCGCGCCGCGCAAGAAGAAGAAGAAGACGAAGCGCAAGAAGACCAAGCGCGAGCGGAAGCAGCAGGCGCGGGCCCGGAAGCGGGAGCGCAAGAAGAAGCAGAAGGAGCCCGACGACGCTCCCGCCCCCGCGGCGGCCAGCGGAGGCTCCGGGGCGTCCGCGCCCAGCCCGAAGAAGAAGAAGGCCTCCGCGCCCGAGACGGACTCGGGGCGACCGTCCGGTCGAACCTCCGTGCGGCCCGCGGCGCCGGAGCCGGAGCCCGCGAAGGAGAAGCCGACCATCAGCGCCGGGTTCTGGCCCCTGCTCGTGGTGCTCGGCGTCGTCGCGCTGATCGCGGTCTACGTCCTCTTCTTCCGGGACTGA